The Streptomyces sp. R28 region TCCAGTAGTCGGAGATGACGGCCGGATTCACCGTGTAGTCGTACACCGGCAGGCTTCCGTCCGCGCCGAGATGCTCCTCCGCCCAGGGCGCCCACTCGTGCACGCCGTTGCGCAGCAGGGCCTCGGGGTGGCTGGAGCCGACGACGATGCCGTAGCGGTCGGCGAGTTCGGGGTTCTCGCGGTGCTTGTTGAAGAAGTCGGAGTACGGATGCATCGCCGGCCACAGGTAGTTGGCCTTGAGGCGGAGCAGCAGCTCGAAGACGCGCTTGTAGGTCTCGGGGCCGATGTTCTTGTCCGGCTCCTGGGTGCGGTGCGACCAAGTGGTCAGGTTCTGCTCGTCGTTGATGAAGATGCCCCGGTAGCGCACCGAGGGCTCGTACCGCTTGAGCGGCCCCGCGGGCACCGTCACCGAGTCCCGGCGAGGCACGGGGACGTCGGCCCACCAGTACCAGGGGGAGACCCCGATGCGTTCCGAGGTGTCGTAGATGCCGTAGACCGTGCCGCGCCGGTCGCTGCCCGCGATCACCAGGGCCCGCTCCACCCCGGGCAGCGGACGCTCCACCACCTGCGTCACCGACGCCTCCCAGCGCCCCTTCACCCGCGAGACGTCCAGGCGCCCCTGTGCCGCGAGCCGGTCGAGGACCGGGCTGGCGCCGAGGGTGCCCACCAGGACCAGGCCCGCGGCGCCCGTCTGCGGGAGCGTGTGACTCAGCTTGGGCCGGACGCCGCCGACCCGCTCGATGTCCGCCTGGAGATCGCCGGCCGCGCGGATCACCGCGGGATCGTCCGCCGGGTCGACGTACAGCTCGACGGCGGCGCCGCCCCGCACCAGAGGGAAGTCGGGCCTTTGCGACGCGGCCCGGGCGGGGGCGGCCGTGGAGAGGACGCCGGGCAGCAGCGGGGCCGCTCCGGCAGCGGCCAGTCCACGCAGGAACGCCTTGCGGGACCAGGGCTGGGACGGGCGGGGCGATTCGCGGTGCGGCACGAGACGCTTCCTTTCCGCGCATGACTGACGGACATGGCAGGACATGACTGAACGGGGCGTGGTGCGAGGGGACGACGTGGTGTGCTGCGTTGGCATGGTCAGGCTAGAAAGCGCTTGCCATCCGGAACCCTAGGCCAGTCCCGTCCGAGCGGTCCATACCCCTGCGGCGCCGGAAGCCGGGCGAGTCCCGTGGTGTGTCCGGTGCTGGAGGGTGGGGTACGCGGCGACGGACGGAAGGGGAAGCCCATGCAGTTCCGTGACCGCAAGGAGGCCGGGCAGGAGCTGGCGGAGCAGCTGCGCATCCGGCAGGAGAAGGGCATCCTTCCGCATCCCGTGGTCCTCGCGCTGCCGCGGGGCGGTGTCGCGGTCGCCAGGGAGATTGCCCGGGCCCTGGAGGCCCCGCTGGACGTGCTCGTCGTACGCAAGATCGGGGCCCCGTTCCACGAGGAGTTCGGGGTCGGCGCGCTCGCCGGCGACGGCCCTCCGCTCTTCGACGAGACGTCGCTGTACCGGCTGGGGCTGAGTGAGGCCGATCTGGCGCCGGTGGTGGAGCGGGAGCGCAAGGAGCTGCGGCGGCGCGAGGAGCGCTATCGGCAGGGCCGGCCGGCTCCCCGTCT contains the following coding sequences:
- a CDS encoding phosphoribosyltransferase, whose protein sequence is MQFRDRKEAGQELAEQLRIRQEKGILPHPVVLALPRGGVAVAREIARALEAPLDVLVVRKIGAPFHEEFGVGALAGDGPPLFDETSLYRLGLSEADLAPVVERERKELRRREERYRQGRPAPRLRDRTAVVVDDGVATGSTARVALRAARRQEPERLVLAVPVCAPEAAEELRRLVDDFVCLYQPRLFSAVGEWYQDFGQLTDADVLEALRGE